In Risungbinella massiliensis, a single window of DNA contains:
- a CDS encoding sporulation protein: MSIFGKTLASFGIGATKVDTRLEKANYSQGETIRGEVFIQGGQAQQEIDDIYLYLVVQYEHEGTQAEYVISEFRISERFEMGPKETKVIPFEFELPYDSPVSTSGSPIYIKTGLDIKMAVDPTDHDGIEVVPHPFVQQVVKATEYLGYQLERVDMDFEHYYSRHPFVQQYHFKPTGNTFSKYIDDIQMVFFPFQHELDIVLQVDRKPIGLMSSMEEALNLDEKISRFTITYDEVKDNISLLESKIEYQIQRQIQT, from the coding sequence ATGAGTATATTTGGGAAAACATTGGCCAGTTTTGGAATTGGCGCTACAAAAGTCGATACGAGACTTGAGAAGGCAAACTATAGCCAAGGAGAAACCATTCGGGGAGAAGTGTTTATCCAAGGAGGACAAGCACAGCAAGAAATTGACGATATTTACCTTTATCTAGTTGTGCAATATGAACATGAGGGAACTCAAGCAGAATATGTAATTAGTGAATTCCGAATTTCCGAGCGGTTTGAGATGGGACCAAAAGAGACGAAAGTAATTCCATTCGAATTCGAACTACCATATGATTCACCTGTTTCAACTAGCGGCTCTCCAATCTATATTAAAACAGGTTTGGATATAAAGATGGCGGTGGATCCAACTGATCATGATGGAATAGAGGTAGTACCTCATCCATTCGTACAACAAGTTGTGAAAGCAACTGAATATCTAGGATATCAACTTGAGAGAGTCGATATGGATTTTGAGCATTACTACTCTCGTCATCCATTTGTTCAACAATATCATTTCAAACCAACGGGTAATACGTTTTCTAAATATATAGATGATATTCAGATGGTTTTCTTCCCATTCCAACATGAACTAGATATCGTTCTGCAAGTGGATCGCAAACCAATTGGGTTGATGAGTTCGATGGAAGAAGCACTAAACCTTGACGAAAAAATTTCCCGGTTTACTATTACGTATGATGAGGTAAAGGATAACATCAGCTTACTCGAGTCCAAAATCGAGTATCAAATACAGCGACAAATCCAAACATAA
- a CDS encoding sporulation protein, which produces MFTKWMAQMGIGSAKVDSKIDQWQFQPGETITGDVCIRGGQSSQVVDDIVLELTTQYVKNGKKVEYVFKRFALSEKLLIEPQKDRKIPFEFKLPTDLPISTGRFPIYLKTVLDVPFAVDPTDRDRLEIFPNPLIASILKQIEDNGFLLYQIENTFDPNARLHPFVQAFIFRPTGSFHAYIDEFHVIFDYNDHSITIDMEMVRAGQGLASRFYWEHEDAVNTLMINDQKVEEDPMEKLRELLQRR; this is translated from the coding sequence ATGTTTACTAAATGGATGGCGCAGATGGGAATTGGATCTGCCAAAGTAGATTCCAAGATTGATCAATGGCAATTTCAACCTGGAGAAACAATCACAGGAGACGTTTGTATTCGTGGTGGCCAATCTTCGCAAGTGGTAGATGATATTGTTTTAGAACTGACTACTCAATATGTAAAGAACGGAAAAAAGGTTGAATATGTTTTTAAACGTTTTGCACTATCCGAAAAGTTGTTAATTGAACCTCAAAAGGATCGGAAAATTCCATTTGAGTTTAAGTTACCTACGGATCTTCCTATTTCTACTGGAAGATTTCCTATTTACTTAAAAACAGTATTGGATGTTCCATTTGCTGTAGATCCTACTGATCGTGATCGATTGGAAATATTTCCAAATCCGTTGATTGCAAGTATCTTAAAACAAATTGAAGACAATGGATTTTTACTTTATCAAATAGAGAATACTTTTGATCCAAATGCAAGACTACATCCTTTTGTACAGGCATTTATATTCCGACCAACCGGTTCTTTTCATGCTTATATTGATGAATTCCATGTTATCTTTGATTATAATGATCACTCTATAACGATTGATATGGAGATGGTTCGCGCCGGTCAAGGATTAGCCAGTCGCTTTTATTGGGAGCATGAAGATGCAGTGAATACATTAATGATCAATGATCAAAAAGTGGAAGAAGACCCGATGGAGAAACTTAGAGAGTTACTACAACGTAGATAG